The DNA region CAACAATTATATCGTTAATTGTGACGTCACAGAGCAGGTAGGGGATCTCGACTACATACTCTTGTGGCcagtaaacaataaaacaatgtgGTTGGAAACctttttgcaaaagtatccTATAATCTCCTTCTACagtcaagaaaagaaaaaacaatggcTTCGGGAAGATAGCGGATCATGGCTATAAAAACAAGGTGACATAAAACATCCAGTAAGAGAATAAGCTTTTAGAAATAGAACTTGCTGTCAGGCACTTCATGAAAGACTCTACCCACATTAATTTCCAGTGAAAAGTTAATATTCACTCACCACACCAATCCAAAATTATGATGAGTTAATATCAGGGTATTAATCATGTATTTCAATGCACATTcatggtttaaaaatattttgtaagcATGTACAAATCTTGTTGCAACTATAGACCTGTGTTCTTTGTCAAAAGGGCCGATGGCGCAAAATGGCAGCTTCGCTTCTGTCTGTCAATagaaatgactgatttcatTGTAAAGCATCTCTGAGAACCCTTAGagcaggagtgtcaaactccagtcctcaagggcctgcagtttttagatgtgccagaggtacaaaacactggaatgaaatggcttaatgacctccttcttgtgtagatcagttccccagagccttgctaatgacctaattactctattcaggtgtggtgcagcagagacacatctaaacgttgcaggactgcggcccttgaggactggagtttgacacctgtgccctAAAGGGTTAAGAAGCGTGAAAAAAGTCTGACATTTACTTTTCAAAAGCTCTTTAGTACCTTCAGCCCTCCTGAGTCAACACTTTCTAGAACCATCTTccactgcaattacagctgaGGGACAAATTtatatcctttttttccccaaaatagctcaagctcaggcAGTTTGCAAAGGGAGTGTCTGAGTAGCTCTTTTGACAGGTTTCGATTGGATTTAGACTTTGAATGtgtctttgcttttatttaaatcgCTCCATTGCAGCTCTGAGTGGATGTTTAGTATAATTttcctgctgaaaggtgaacATTCAACCCAGCATTTTTTGATGGCAGCTTCTTGCAGGTTTTTCTTCCAAGATTCTCCTATATTTAACTCAACCCATTTCATCCACAAAATAATTAACCAACCGCCAACATGTGATGCAGTTATGTAACTAGAAGAGTCAATCTGCAGGTTTTTACTTTTCTAAGCTTGATGTATAATAATTTCTGCCAAAATACCGATGCTCTAGCCAGAAAGGATACGACATTATGGAGTGGAAAGggactattttaaaaaaacttccaGTTTTTGGCATTTTATTGTTGACATCCAAGAAGATAGCTGATCATTGCTAGTCAGACTACATACATAAGGCGATatattgacctttgaccttctaaATAACTAAACCTTTCTGCATGTTGCATTTACAtcaagaatatattttaaatgagtaTATGAATATATTTACGCGTTTTCCATAACACATAAACCTATAATATCATACCTTTAGATTTTATCTTAatgtaaatttgatttgatctgCAAATCACAAGTAACCGGACACCCCAGCCTTTCCTCCAGTTCTGACGTTCCCCTCATTGCCATGCAGCTATCTGTGGTATTCTCTCTGCCTGCTGCCTCCAACCTTACACCCGTTATCTCTTCAACCCCTTGTCACTTGTAGATTCCACTTCATAATCTTTGCACTGCTGCAAGCATGACTTGCGGGCCCTCGTCAGACTCCCTGCATGGTTTGGAAAATCCAACCAACTCTTCAGGTTTACTCCCTGTCTGGCGTCGCCAACAGTAAAGGAGGAAGACTTATCTTTATTGACGTGGATCAGGCCAATAAAACtagagtcatcagaaaacttcaaGAGTTTCACTGTTGGGTCTGCCAAGgtgcaaacatttgaaatatttgctgtcatttcaaatgttaacattttgttttctctcagtttttttctctgatagttcttgtttttttataaagttgTTCAGCAGAATGAAGTGTTCTAAAAGTAATTTGAGCTTTTTGTAACTTCAGATTTTGtttgagagaaaagaaaactgtccAAACAAACTTGAATAAGTTAAAAAGTAGTTGTTTCTCTTGTTTAATCATAGATAAACTGTGGTTAATCAGATTATGTGGTTCAATTCCCCCCTTGCCACACAAAACCTTGATCACTGCCAGGAGAAACTGCTAGTAATCAATCTGAAATCATGAAAGAGACTAAAATCTCAAAGACTATAACATCATACATAAATTCAAGAACCATACTGCTTTATTGCACCTCTgtaatttgtagaaaaaaagggCAGAAGCAAACATGGTAGAAGTGCTTACCTAAAGCATATTAAAgcatttattcaacatttcccATCTGGTCTCTGATGTTTCCTCTTATAGATCAGCAGAAGCGTTTAAACTGAACCAAGATGACAGAAAGCCCAAACATCACCACACAGCTGTACCAGTTTTTTCTAGTAAACTTTACAACATTTTCAGGATCCATTATAGTTTATTTCCCTTCTTTTTGATATATTTGAAGGTTTGTTTTCAGCTCTTCGTGCCTGAGTGACTAATGACCTTTTCTTTAGTTAACATAATTAGCTGCTCCGTCTATTGATGCTGTATTGCACCAAGTAATAGTTCATCACCACTAAATTCATTGTCACGTTGGTTGAAACGTCACAAATGTATGAATGAAGTTGGATTtgtacacaaaaacataaaatgtgaagattattgtaaaaaaaaaaagtttaaccaaacattttatgatttatcTGCAAAAGTGTTTCAACAATAGTCTTtacattatacatttttaataaatgtactaTCTTAATgtggaaagaggaaaaaattaatcaTGAATCCAGAAAAATATACCGTACTACCTCAAGTTTGAAATTGTTTTGCATGTTACTAAATGAAATGTGCATTTGATTATCTGCAATTTGTCAAGTGTTATAGATATTCCTGctgttttgtgaaacatttacaaCTTTTCCACAACCATGAGAAAGAccaaagagtttttaaaatacaCCAAAGAGAGGAAGAGGCCGATCCAGAAAATTAAGTGAGAAGATGACATAAtcacttttctaaattaatggccaagagtgatttatttattcatttatttatttactttttgccCAAGTCAtcttttggtaaaaaataacTTATGCCATCATTTTGGGAAGGTTATGATTTGGAAAGGAGATACTTGCTCCATACACATCTTCACTTAGAAAATCATGTGGAAGGTGAGGGATTAGTCCACAACTACACAGCCAGATCCTGTTAATGATTTGGAAGCAGAGAAGACCACAGTTACCATAGAAACGGTCCATTTTAAATTGGCCAATGAACATCTACATTCAGAGACGGCTTGAAGAAGTTAATTTGATTATGTAGTGGATATGTAATCGATATTATCTCCCACTATGTTAAAATGAAACGACCATATTAAAcggttaatttatttttaagtgaacAAAATCAGAAAGAGTCAATTATTCAACCTCACTGAaccaacaattttattttacaagattATTCAAAATTCTTACTGAATGATTCAATAGTTGATATTTTTTAGTGTAAAGTTCAGTTTATCAGCGCATCTCTTAGTGAGAAATTATAGCTTCACAGGCTTTGAGAGGTGAAAAGAAATCCTACTGGTAGagactttatatttatataagtgATTCAGTCTTTTAGCTACAGACAAAATCCGTCCACTTGAAGACTTCAGAAGAAAGAATAAAGTCTTaccaaaaccaaccaaactCTGGATCTGGAGTAGTTTTTTCAACTGACTGAAAGCTCTCCGGTCCAGTAGGCTTGATGCACAACATGAAGAGGTCCAGCTGTCCTGCGGGCCTCAAACGTCTCATCTGTCAAGAAATCAACAGAACCAGCTGGTTGAAATGGAACTGCTCTAATGCATTAATCATAAAGTTTTTgatgtattattttatgaagCGTTCAGTAACCTGTCTCTGGATGGCCGTGGTTCTTCACTCCAGCCAGTCCTGagcagtcagtgttgcagcATTCACACAGAGCGCTGTCTCCCTCTATGGACCGCCATctgaataacagaaaaaaaattctccaaaagcatctttcaacaaaataaatatacactGGTAGATTTTAGGCTGAACTGAGAAAGAATAAAGAAGTTAgactaaactaaatattataAACAGTTCAGTGACCTGAATTTGGGTTTGTGGAAGAAACAGGCTTTATTATGACGGCTTGGAGACTTTTGTTTCAAAGTGGCTCTAAGATGGCAGCTTATGAACAtctagggaaaaaaaagatatgtttaCTATATATGTTCATATTATAATTACAACAGCAAATTTTATCTACCTGCTCTGGAGATGTTTGgttgaaattaaacattttgaagctgAAGCAAAGTCTGTTAGCTTGATCCCGAAGCAGGAATCTGGAGGAAGAATCTGGCAGTAAACTGTCCATCATGCATCTGTAGCAGAGCAGCTCACATTACAGAAACATACCAGCTTACAAGAATGATCAAGTCCTCCtctaaaatttcaaaattgtttgttGGAAAATACTTTCTTTGTAGTACTGTGTAACGGAAAACAAGCAGCTACACAGTAACTTTATCCTACATATAGAGCAAAggtgttaaaatgtatttggtttATAAAGTTCTagcaaaaagtacaaatatcCTCATTAGAGTGAATGTCAAAGTTTGgagttttaatgatttaatctATTTCATGGAACATTAAACCCAAAAACAAGTTTAGACTTCAAAAGAATATCATAAAAAGATTTGGGTCCACATATGGGATTTAAATATCCATCCACATTAATATCTGGTTAAATTATTAAGCTAACTAATTGGTTAACTCTACGAAGCTAAGAACATAAAGATTAAGCCTGTATGTCccttgtttttgttagttttcattataaaatgaaaaccacaacaaacagaataaattcaaatgcaATATGTTACATAAAAGACAATCATTTCACATTCAGAGAGTAGAAATAACCTTCATTGTCCCTCAGTGGGATATAGCTGGCAAgcttagatttttaaatttagctaCTATCTTgtaatgttgctttgattcatgCAAACTGACCCATGGTTGGAGATAAACTTGTATCTCGGCCGTGAGAGAAGGTCTGGCTTCAGTGTAGCAACACAGGAGTCAACATAAAGAGTGAGGGAAGGATGCAGCGGCACCTCTA from Xiphophorus maculatus strain JP 163 A chromosome 14, X_maculatus-5.0-male, whole genome shotgun sequence includes:
- the LOC111611086 gene encoding zona pellucida sperm-binding protein 3-like, with the translated sequence MVRGQTIVIPVECHYKRKQRVHGEPIAPTWVPMTSTIGAFDLLHFSLSIMTKSCTSHRSSSVYQQGEAGFLEARVEVPLHPSLTLYVDSCVATLKPDLLSRPRYKFISNHGCMMDSLLPDSSSRFLLRDQANRLCFSFKMFNFNQTSPEQMFISCHLRATLKQKSPSRHNKACFFHKPKFRWRSIEGDSALCECCNTDCSGLAGVKNHGHPETDETFEARRTAGPLHVVHQAYWTGELSVS